The Geoalkalibacter sp. DNA window GTGCGCCCGGCCAAGCGCCAGAAGCTGCCGGTGGTGCTGTCGCAAGCGGAGGTTCGGACGATTCTGGGTGAGGTCCGCAGTCCGGTGCTGCGCCTGGCTCTGCGGCTGATCTACATCTGTGGTTTGCGGATTTCGGAGGCGGTACACCTGACCCTGGCCGATATCGACGGGGAGAGGCGGCTGGTCTGGGTGCGTGCCGGCAAGGGGGGCAAGGACCGCTCCATCCCCCTTTCGCCCAAGATGCTGGAGGCTCTGCGGGAGCACCGGCAGCGCCATCGCTGCCGCTCCTGGCTCTTCCCAGGGCAAAGACGCGGACCGTTGTCGATCAGCGCCTTGCAGAAGTGCTTCAGCGATGCCGTGCGTCAGAGCGGGATCGACAAGAAAGCCAGCGTCCATACCCTGCGCCACTCCTTCGCCACCCATCTCTTGGAATACGGCGTCGATCTGCGCGTCATCCAGGAACTGCTCGGCCATCAATCCCTGCAGACCACCACCATCTATACCCATCTCACCGCCGGCGTGATCGCCCGCCTCGATCTGGCCTTGGAGCAGCTCAACGCCGGCATCTAGCCAATGGTCGAGTTGGCTGAGATCATCGGCCGGCACGGGGAAGCCTACCGACAACGCTTTGCCGAAGGGCTGCTGCCGAGCCACCGCCGTACCCTGGCCGACATTACCGCCTGCCGCACTCCCGTACTGGGGGGGCGGCTCTTCGCCTGCAATGATTGCGGGCATCAACACTACGCCTATCACTCCTGCAACAACCGCAGCTGCCCCAAATGCAGCGGCGCCCGCAGCGGGCGCTGGCTGGCCCAAAGAGAAGCCGAACTCCTTCCCATCCGCTATTTCCACGTCGTCTTCACCCTGCCGGAGCCGTGGCGGGAGGTGGTGCGCTCTCATCAGAAGCAGATGCTGCCGCTGCTGATGCGTGCCGCGGCTCAGGCGCTGCTGACCATGGGAGCGGACCCGCGCTACCTGGGGGGCGAGCTGGGTCTGCTCTGTGTCCTGCACACCTGGACCCGCACCCTCATCTACCACCCCCACGTCCACTGCCTCGTCCCCGCCGGCGCCCTCAGCGCCGATGGCACCTGGCGGCCGGCCCGCAAAAAATTCCTGCTGCCGGTAAGGGCACTCTCGCGTCTGTTTCGCGGCAAATTCCTGCACGGTGTCAGGCAACTGCTCCCCCGCGACCAGCGCCCCGCCTACAGCGAGCAGGAGTGGGTGGTCTACTGCAAGCCCACCATGAACCGCACCCGCAAGGTGCTCACCTATCTGGGCCGCTATGTTCACCGTGTCGCCATCACCAACCGGCGCATCCTCAAGCTGGAGAACGGGCAGGTGACCTTCCGCTGGCAGGAGCGCGTCACCGGCAAAAGCCGCAGCATGACCTTGCCCGCCGAGGAATTCCTGCGTCGATTCCTGCAACATGTCCTGCCAAAAGGGCTGCACAAGGTGCGCTATTACGGCTGGCTGCGCCCGGCCAGGCGAGTCCGGCTCAAACAGCTGCAGCTGCTCTTGGCGAGACCAGAGAGGAAGCGGGAGCAGACAACTAACGCTAAGACGGTCACGGCAGAACCTGCCTGCCCCTGCTGCTTTACCGGAATGCTGGTCTTCG harbors:
- a CDS encoding tyrosine-type recombinase/integrase translates to MTELRRRMLADLQLAGYSVRTQESYLAAVRGLAKHYMRAPDQLSEEEVRAFFLHLINERKSAPSTLRIYLYGIKFFYTKTLQRQWAFLDLVRPAKRQKLPVVLSQAEVRTILGEVRSPVLRLALRLIYICGLRISEAVHLTLADIDGERRLVWVRAGKGGKDRSIPLSPKMLEALREHRQRHRCRSWLFPGQRRGPLSISALQKCFSDAVRQSGIDKKASVHTLRHSFATHLLEYGVDLRVIQELLGHQSLQTTTIYTHLTAGVIARLDLALEQLNAGI
- a CDS encoding IS91 family transposase, with the protein product MVELAEIIGRHGEAYRQRFAEGLLPSHRRTLADITACRTPVLGGRLFACNDCGHQHYAYHSCNNRSCPKCSGARSGRWLAQREAELLPIRYFHVVFTLPEPWREVVRSHQKQMLPLLMRAAAQALLTMGADPRYLGGELGLLCVLHTWTRTLIYHPHVHCLVPAGALSADGTWRPARKKFLLPVRALSRLFRGKFLHGVRQLLPRDQRPAYSEQEWVVYCKPTMNRTRKVLTYLGRYVHRVAITNRRILKLENGQVTFRWQERVTGKSRSMTLPAEEFLRRFLQHVLPKGLHKVRYYGWLRPARRVRLKQLQLLLARPERKREQTTNAKTVTAEPACPCCFTGMLVFVGRIQRGARSPPPPRLAPNGRQTGAGT